The proteins below are encoded in one region of Phaseolus vulgaris cultivar G19833 chromosome 1, P. vulgaris v2.0, whole genome shotgun sequence:
- the LOC137815260 gene encoding F-box only protein 6-like isoform X2 has translation MSEPVKPPPTKKSRRDRSRGKSSGRSCSAEVMEQEIWKNFPEDLFEAVIARLPIATFFRFRSVCRQWNSMLTSQSFSQHCTEVTQANPWFYTITHENVNSGAMYDPSLKKWHHPTISTPPTKLIVLPVASAGGLVCFLDIGHRNFFVCNPLTQSFKELPARSVKVWSRVAVGMTINGNSAGSGYKILWVGCDGEYEVYDSVRNSWIRPGNMPAGMKLPLSLNFRSQAVSIDSMLYFMRSDPEGIVSYDMATGVWKQYIIPAPLHLTDHTLAECDGQIMLVGLLTKNAATCVCIWELQKMTLLWKEVDRMPNIWCLDFYGKHVRMTCLGNKGLLMLSLRSKQMNRLVTYNIARKEWLKVPGCVVPRGRKRQWIACGTAFHPCLTAVA, from the coding sequence CTCGTAGAGATAGAAGCAGGGGAAAATCATCTGGACGATCCTGTTCAGCTGAAGTCATGGAACAAGAAATTTGGAAAAATTTCCCTGAAGATTTATTTGAGGCTGTGATTGCGCGACTTCCCATTGCTACATTTTTCCGCTTCCGCTCTGTATGCCGGCAGTGGAATTCCATGCTGACTTCTCAAAGTTTTTCTCAGCATTGTACTGAAGTTACACAAGCAAATCCATGGTTTTACACCATTACCCATGAAAACGTGAATTCGGGAGCTATGTACGACCCTTCTTTGAAAAAATGGCACCACCCAACTATATCAACACCGCCCACAAAATTGATTGTTTTACCCGTGGCTTCTGCTGGTGGTTTAGTTTGCTTTCTTGACATTGGTCATCGGAACTTCTTTGTTTGTAACCCACTGACTCAATCCTTCAAGGAGTTGCCAGCTCGATCAGTTAAGGTCTGGTCTCGTGTTGCTGTAGGGATGACAATAAATGGAAACTCAGCTGGTTCAGGCTACAAGATCTTATGGGTGGGTTGTGATGGGGAATATGAAGTTTATGACTCAGTCAGAAATTCTTGGATACGTCCTGGAAACATGCCTGCAGGTATGAAGCTGCCACTGTCGCTCAACTTCAGGTCTCAAGCTGTCTCTATTGATAGCATGCTTTACTTCATGCGATCAGACCCAGAAGGGATTGTTTCTTATGATATGGCAACTGGGGTTTGGAAACAATATATAATCCCAGCGCCATTGCATCTGACGGATCACACTCTGGCCGAGTGTGATGGCCAGATCATGCTTGTGGGTTTGCTCACAAAGAATGCAGCTACTTGTGTATGCATATGGGAGCTGCAGAAAATGACACTATTGTGGAAGGAGGTTGACAGAATGCCAAACATATGGTGCTTGGACTTTTATGGGAAGCACGTTAGAATGACTTGCCTGGGGAACAAAGGCTTGCTCATGTTGTCACTGAGATCGAAACAAATGAATAGATTGGTTACTTACAACATAGCAAGGAAAGAATGGCTGAAGGTTCCTGGGTGTGTGGTGCCGCGTGGGAGAAAACGACAGTGGATAGCTTGTGGTACTGCATTTCATCCATGCCTGACAGCGGTGGCATGA
- the LOC137815278 gene encoding nuclear transport factor 2B-like — MDPDAVAKAFVEHYYSTFDANRNNLANLYQEGSMLSFEGQKIQGSHNIVAKLTSLPFNQCQHSITTVDCQPSGVSAGMLVFVSGNLQLAGEQHALKFSQMFHLMPTPQGSYYVLNDIFRLNYA; from the exons ATGGATCCAGACGCAGTGGCAAAGGCATTCGTGGAGCATTATTATTCCACCTTCGATGCCAACCGTAACAATCTGGCGAATCTGTATCAGGAAGGTTCCATGCTCTCCTTCGAAGGCCAGAAGATCCAAGGCTCCCACAACATCGTCGCCAAGCTCACTTCCCTTCCCTTCAACCAGTGCCAGCACTCCATCACCACCGTCGATTGCCAGCCCTCCGGCGTCAGCGCCGGCATGCTCGTCTTCGTCAGCGGCAACCTTCAGCTTGCCGGCGAACAGCACGCCCTCAAGTTCAGCCAG ATGTTCCATTTGATGCCTACACCGCAGGGAAGCTATTATGTGTTGAATGACATATTTCGGTTGAACTATGCATGA
- the LOC137815261 gene encoding uncharacterized protein, whose product MEQDRRLELIDDAIQKVIHDNNITNKAPESHHNNDVQYQNALSHLLSVSQFNVLNGEEIPEQFEGSRFSGPVASAIEVTEGEDEEGGERRGSENDEIMKELKKVKRQNFVTHCLLSAMIVLTVTWQLSEVSLILQLKDGLSHPFRSFGNMLKGMVKVPDMKPHEADDNEQLPESLSLPSMMIPDMSHIGN is encoded by the exons ATGgaacaagatcgaaggcttgaGCTCATCGATGATGCAATTCAGAAGGTTATACACGACAACAACATCACCAACAAGGCCCCAGAATCTCACCATAACAACGATGTTCAATACCAAAACGCTCTTTCCCACCTTCTCTCTGTCTCTCAG TTCAACGTTTTGAATGGAGAAGAGATACCAGAGCAATTTGAAGGTTCTAGATTTTCTGGGCCGGTGGCTTCTGCAATTGAGGTGACAGAAGGAGAAGATGAGGAGGGTGGAGAAAGAAGGGGAAGTGAAAATGATGAGATAATGAAAGAGCTGAAGAAGGTGAAGAGGCAGAACTTTGTGACTCATTGCCTTCTTTCAGCAATGATTGTCCTCACGGTGACTTGGCAACTATCTGAGGTCTCTCTTATTCTGCAACTCAAAGATGGACTAAGCCACCCTTTTAGATCCTTTGGAAATATGCTCAAAGGTATGGTGAAAGTCCCTGATATGAAACCCCACGAAGCTGATGACAATGAACAACTTCCTGAATCTTTATCCCTTCCTTCCATGATGATTCCAGATATGTCTCATATTGGAAACTAG